The following are from one region of the Halomonas qaidamensis genome:
- the deoC gene encoding deoxyribose-phosphate aldolase, with product MTATASPQHTQAQLTQAARQALTLMDLTSLNDSDTDSTIEALCQQVKTPFGNPAAVCVYPQFVVTAQRALTAHKLNDQVKIATVTNFPNGGDDIMGAARETRDAVASGAHEVDVVFPYRALMAGDEATGLELVEMCKAACAGQAKLKVIIESGELKDPALIKRASELAIEGGADFIKTSTGKVETNATLEAAEIMLNVIKASGKDVGFKAAGGVRTAEEAAEYLALATNIMGPQWVTPEHFRFGASSLLGNLLNTLSGVSLSTTEGGY from the coding sequence ATGACTGCGACTGCCTCTCCTCAGCACACTCAAGCCCAACTTACCCAAGCTGCCCGCCAAGCACTCACCCTCATGGATCTAACGAGCCTAAACGACAGTGACACCGATAGCACGATTGAAGCGCTCTGCCAGCAAGTTAAAACACCCTTTGGCAACCCAGCAGCGGTATGCGTTTATCCCCAATTTGTGGTTACCGCGCAGCGTGCGTTAACCGCTCATAAGCTCAATGACCAGGTTAAAATTGCCACGGTTACTAATTTTCCTAACGGTGGTGACGACATCATGGGCGCCGCCCGTGAAACCCGCGACGCCGTCGCTTCCGGTGCCCATGAAGTGGATGTGGTATTTCCCTACCGCGCGCTAATGGCAGGCGATGAAGCCACCGGCCTTGAGCTGGTCGAAATGTGCAAAGCCGCCTGCGCCGGCCAAGCAAAGCTAAAAGTCATCATTGAATCGGGCGAACTCAAAGATCCTGCGCTTATCAAGCGTGCCAGTGAACTGGCTATTGAAGGTGGCGCAGACTTTATTAAAACATCGACGGGTAAGGTTGAAACAAACGCCACCCTGGAAGCCGCTGAGATCATGCTCAACGTGATTAAAGCCAGCGGAAAAGATGTTGGCTTTAAAGCCGCCGGCGGCGTGCGCACCGCTGAAGAAGCAGCCGAGTATCTAGCACTTGCTACTAATATTATGGGCCCACAGTGGGTAACGCCTGAACACTTCCGGTTTGGTGCTTCCAGCCTGCTGGGTAATTTATTGAATACGTTAAGTGGCGTCTCACTCTCCACGACTGAAGGAGGTTATTAA
- a CDS encoding outer membrane protein OmpK, with protein MTAQTPSRSPFVTLGAGVLLASSILATPVFAGDSQPQPLDRLWSFANVSVNYLDWSNGTEARTANNAAKSDFTFVEIEGGVGFSWGEFYGFFDFENPTNDQFDESSGGKDNFRTAGKVTSHIYLGDSPLSIYAHLYDFRDYGFNAREQDQILGLGYRTTFDNGLWFKPFIGAARVQSDGYTGMNGYMAGWVAGYDFTALNQNFSVTNWHEQTFGRDNEYLEQNYVNGTAGSVGTNGALSLWWHPSDLITTGVQYRYSENKLGTPNAYQNAMIYSIKLNLL; from the coding sequence ATGACTGCTCAAACCCCTTCACGTTCCCCTTTCGTCACGCTTGGCGCTGGCGTTTTACTAGCAAGTTCTATACTGGCAACCCCGGTATTCGCAGGCGATAGTCAGCCGCAACCCCTTGACCGCCTGTGGTCGTTTGCCAACGTGTCAGTCAATTACCTAGACTGGTCGAATGGCACTGAGGCACGCACCGCGAATAATGCAGCAAAAAGCGATTTTACCTTCGTTGAAATCGAAGGCGGCGTTGGCTTTAGCTGGGGTGAATTTTACGGCTTCTTCGATTTCGAGAATCCGACTAATGACCAGTTTGACGAATCGAGCGGTGGTAAAGACAACTTTCGTACCGCAGGAAAAGTCACCTCGCATATCTATTTAGGCGACAGCCCGCTATCGATCTACGCCCACCTGTACGATTTCCGCGATTATGGTTTCAACGCCCGCGAGCAGGATCAAATTCTCGGCCTCGGCTACCGCACGACGTTCGACAACGGCCTATGGTTCAAACCGTTTATTGGTGCCGCACGGGTACAAAGCGATGGCTATACCGGCATGAACGGCTACATGGCAGGCTGGGTAGCAGGTTACGACTTTACCGCATTAAACCAGAACTTCAGCGTTACCAATTGGCATGAACAGACCTTTGGTCGTGACAATGAGTACCTGGAACAAAACTACGTAAACGGCACCGCAGGTAGTGTGGGCACCAACGGCGCGCTTAGCTTGTGGTGGCATCCTTCTGACTTAATTACCACTGGCGTGCAGTATCGCTACTCAGAGAACAAACTGGGTACCCCGAACGCTTATCAAAACGCGATGATTTACTCCATCAAGCTAAACTTGCTGTAA
- the deoA gene encoding thymidine phosphorylase, whose product MSSTASHHALLPQELIRLKRDQQPLPAEEIKAFVQGIADDRISDAQIGAFTMAVFLNGMSREEVVALTTATRDSGHVMQWDSLNLPGPVVDKHSTGGVGDLVSLVLGPWVAACGAFVPMISGRGLGHTGGTLDKLESIPGYDPYPAPERFSSVVKSTGVAIIGQTGNLAPADKRIYGVRDVTATVESIPLITASILGKKLASGLDALVMDVKVGSGAFMPTPEKSRELAKSIANVATQAGTPTTALLTDMSQPLAPCAGNAVEIVETLALLRGERSDSRVMQVTRELAVEMLMAGKLAANREEALTKLEKALTSGAAAEVFARMVRELGGPADFMERSDSYLATAPVIQPVYPEQSGIVQRIDTRAVGMSVVELGGGRLRNDASVDHSVGFSDIVEIGDRVDSQRPLAMVHARSEDAANRAAAQLRAAMILGEDVAVADTLLQDTFRGEA is encoded by the coding sequence ATGTCGTCTACCGCTTCCCATCACGCTCTCCTGCCTCAGGAACTGATTCGCCTGAAGCGCGATCAACAGCCGCTTCCAGCGGAAGAGATCAAAGCCTTCGTGCAGGGTATTGCCGATGATCGCATCAGCGATGCCCAGATTGGTGCCTTCACCATGGCGGTGTTCTTAAATGGCATGAGCCGTGAAGAAGTCGTTGCACTGACCACAGCGACCAGAGACTCCGGCCATGTCATGCAGTGGGATTCCCTCAACCTCCCAGGCCCAGTTGTCGATAAACACTCCACTGGCGGCGTTGGTGATCTAGTGTCGTTGGTACTCGGCCCCTGGGTCGCCGCCTGCGGCGCGTTTGTGCCGATGATTTCAGGTCGTGGCCTTGGCCACACTGGCGGCACCCTGGACAAGCTGGAATCGATCCCCGGTTACGACCCCTACCCTGCGCCAGAACGCTTTAGCAGCGTGGTGAAATCCACCGGTGTAGCGATTATCGGCCAAACCGGCAACCTGGCCCCCGCCGATAAACGCATTTACGGCGTACGTGATGTGACCGCCACCGTGGAATCCATTCCACTAATTACCGCCTCTATTCTAGGTAAAAAGCTGGCCTCCGGTTTAGACGCCTTAGTGATGGACGTTAAGGTTGGCAGCGGCGCCTTTATGCCCACGCCGGAAAAATCCCGCGAGCTTGCCAAGAGCATCGCCAACGTGGCGACCCAGGCCGGCACGCCGACCACGGCCCTACTCACCGACATGAGCCAGCCGCTGGCCCCCTGCGCTGGCAACGCGGTCGAAATCGTCGAGACCCTAGCCCTGCTGCGCGGCGAACGTTCTGATAGCCGTGTGATGCAGGTTACTCGTGAACTTGCGGTAGAAATGCTGATGGCGGGTAAGTTGGCCGCTAACCGTGAAGAAGCCCTGACTAAGCTGGAAAAAGCGCTCACATCAGGTGCGGCCGCGGAAGTCTTCGCCCGGATGGTGCGCGAGCTGGGCGGCCCCGCCGACTTTATGGAACGCTCGGATAGCTACCTAGCTACTGCACCGGTCATTCAGCCGGTGTATCCCGAGCAGAGTGGCATCGTACAGCGCATCGACACCCGCGCCGTCGGTATGAGCGTCGTCGAGCTAGGCGGTGGCCGCCTGCGCAACGACGCTAGCGTCGATCACAGCGTCGGTTTTAGCGATATTGTCGAGATTGGCGATCGCGTCGATAGCCAACGACCGCTCGCCATGGTCCACGCCCGTAGTGAAGACGCAGCCAACCGCGCCGCTGCTCAGCTACGTGCCGCCATGATCCTTGGCGAAGACGTTGCCGTAGCGGACACCCTGCTTCAAGACACCTTCCGAGGAGAAGCCTAA
- a CDS encoding phosphopentomutase: MRRAIVVVLDSFGIGSAPDADKFGDQGADTLGHIAAACARGDADTAERSGPLKLPNMAALGLFHAHRDATGSVAEGVSLPTQLKGAYAHAKEISSGKDTPSGHWEIAGVPVRFDWGYFLDKTNSFPAELLEKIVQQADLPGVIGNCHASGTEIIARLGEEHVQSGKPIVYTSADSVFQIAAHEEHFGLERLYALCETVRELLAPYNIGRVIARPFIGDDSKSFARTGNRRDYSVEPPSPTVLQKLADAGGEVVSIGKIADIYAHCGITHKIKASGHDALMEATLSEVARTAQESSDRPTMIMTNFVDFDSVYGHRRDVPGYAAALEHFDARLPELLAALNDDDLLLLTADHGCDPSWEGTEHTREYVPVMVHGAGFAPGPLGERDTFADIGQTLAAFFAVEAMEDGKSFLPKAA, translated from the coding sequence ATGCGTCGTGCGATTGTAGTCGTCCTTGATTCGTTTGGAATTGGTAGCGCTCCCGACGCTGACAAGTTTGGCGACCAGGGAGCTGACACCCTGGGCCACATCGCGGCCGCCTGCGCCCGCGGTGACGCCGATACCGCTGAACGCTCAGGTCCTCTGAAACTGCCGAATATGGCGGCGCTTGGGCTGTTCCACGCCCATCGCGATGCAACAGGAAGCGTGGCTGAAGGCGTTAGCCTACCGACCCAATTAAAAGGCGCGTACGCCCACGCCAAAGAGATTTCTAGCGGCAAAGACACCCCTTCCGGCCATTGGGAAATTGCTGGCGTACCAGTACGCTTTGACTGGGGCTATTTTCTCGATAAAACCAACAGCTTCCCCGCCGAGCTGTTGGAAAAAATCGTGCAACAAGCCGATCTGCCTGGTGTGATTGGCAACTGCCACGCCTCTGGCACCGAGATCATCGCCCGCCTGGGTGAAGAGCACGTCCAAAGCGGCAAGCCGATTGTGTATACCTCAGCAGATTCCGTGTTTCAGATTGCCGCCCATGAGGAACACTTTGGTTTAGAGCGTCTCTACGCCCTATGCGAAACCGTGCGCGAACTGCTTGCGCCCTACAATATTGGCCGCGTGATTGCCCGCCCGTTTATTGGCGATGACAGCAAAAGCTTTGCCCGCACCGGCAACCGCCGCGACTACAGCGTCGAGCCACCCAGCCCCACCGTGCTGCAGAAACTGGCAGATGCGGGCGGTGAGGTCGTCTCGATTGGCAAGATCGCGGATATCTACGCCCATTGCGGCATTACCCATAAGATCAAAGCCAGCGGTCACGATGCGCTGATGGAAGCCACGCTTAGTGAAGTAGCACGCACCGCTCAAGAATCCAGCGACCGCCCGACCATGATCATGACCAATTTTGTTGATTTTGATTCGGTGTACGGCCACCGCCGTGACGTGCCGGGCTACGCCGCCGCGCTTGAGCATTTCGATGCCCGCCTGCCGGAACTGCTTGCCGCACTGAACGATGACGACCTGCTGCTACTCACCGCCGACCACGGTTGCGACCCCAGCTGGGAAGGCACCGAACACACCCGCGAATATGTGCCAGTGATGGTGCATGGCGCAGGGTTTGCCCCCGGCCCGCTAGGCGAGCGCGACACCTTTGCCGATATCGGCCAGACATTAGCCGCCTTCTTCGCCGTTGAAGCGATGGAAGACGGCAAGAGCTTTTTACCTAAAGCGGCTTAA
- the cdd gene encoding cytidine deaminase: MSQADKALVDTLLTTLGNAYAPYSNHPVAAVMECPDGQQFAGANVEVAHYKGLCAEASAISAMITAGQRELAKVYVMGPGEHLCTPCGDCRQRIREFATPETQIMVLSHQGDVLKTYTMETLLPDAFGPEQLPPR, translated from the coding sequence ATGAGCCAAGCGGATAAGGCACTGGTTGACACGCTGCTGACCACCTTGGGCAATGCTTATGCGCCCTACTCTAATCACCCGGTGGCCGCGGTAATGGAGTGCCCGGATGGTCAGCAGTTTGCGGGCGCCAACGTGGAAGTGGCGCACTATAAGGGGCTGTGTGCGGAAGCCTCGGCGATTTCCGCCATGATTACCGCTGGACAGCGCGAGCTTGCCAAGGTGTACGTGATGGGGCCAGGTGAGCACCTGTGCACCCCCTGCGGCGACTGCCGCCAGCGCATCCGTGAATTCGCTACCCCAGAAACGCAAATTATGGTGCTTTCCCACCAGGGCGACGTGCTAAAAACTTACACCATGGAAACACTACTGCCTGACGCCTTCGGGCCCGAGCAACTGCCACCGCGTTAA
- a CDS encoding NupC/NupG family nucleoside CNT transporter — translation MTLIMSLVGMVTLVIIALIFSYDRKSIRLRTVLGAFAIQAGIGAFVLYVPFGQAVLQAISSGVSQVLVYANDGIGFLFGGLADVDNVGFVFAIKVLPVIIFFSSLIAVLYYVGIMQWVIRILGGALQKALGTSRTESLSATANIFVGQTEAPLVVRPFIARMTPSQLFAVMCGGLASVAGSVLAGYAALGIPMEYLVAASFMAAPGGLLFAKLIMPETQDATDSDSVSRVEEELKEQEDKPANVLDAAAAGATSGMKLAANVGAMLLAFIALIALINGILGGIGGWFGFESLSLELILGWLFAPLAFLLGVPWEEATLAGSFIGQKLVVNEFVAFINLAPYIDGEQVVAATGQMMTPHTMAILSFALCGFANLSSIAILLGGLGSIAPTRRKEIARFGVKAVLAGTLSNLMSASIAGFFIALSSATA, via the coding sequence ATGACCCTCATCATGAGCCTGGTAGGTATGGTTACGCTGGTAATCATTGCACTTATCTTCTCTTACGACCGTAAATCGATTCGGCTACGCACCGTGCTCGGCGCCTTTGCCATTCAGGCGGGTATTGGCGCATTTGTGCTGTATGTGCCCTTTGGCCAAGCAGTTTTACAAGCTATTTCGTCCGGCGTTAGCCAAGTATTGGTCTACGCCAATGACGGTATTGGCTTTCTGTTTGGCGGCTTAGCCGATGTCGACAACGTCGGCTTTGTTTTCGCTATTAAAGTACTCCCCGTGATTATCTTTTTCTCGTCACTCATCGCGGTACTTTATTATGTAGGCATCATGCAGTGGGTTATTCGGATTTTAGGCGGCGCGCTGCAAAAAGCCCTTGGCACTTCACGCACCGAATCGCTTTCTGCCACGGCAAACATCTTTGTTGGCCAAACCGAAGCGCCTCTAGTAGTACGTCCGTTTATTGCCCGTATGACACCTTCTCAGCTGTTTGCGGTGATGTGCGGTGGCCTGGCATCGGTGGCCGGCTCGGTACTGGCGGGCTACGCAGCATTGGGTATACCCATGGAATACTTGGTCGCCGCTTCGTTTATGGCGGCACCGGGTGGCCTACTGTTTGCCAAGCTGATCATGCCTGAAACTCAAGACGCGACCGATAGCGACAGTGTTTCTAGGGTAGAAGAAGAGCTTAAAGAGCAGGAAGATAAACCGGCCAACGTATTGGATGCAGCGGCAGCGGGCGCCACGTCAGGCATGAAACTTGCCGCCAACGTCGGTGCCATGCTGCTCGCGTTTATTGCGCTAATTGCCCTTATTAACGGCATTTTAGGTGGCATTGGCGGTTGGTTTGGCTTTGAATCACTCAGCCTTGAACTGATTCTCGGCTGGCTGTTTGCACCGCTTGCCTTTCTACTTGGTGTCCCTTGGGAAGAGGCCACGCTGGCGGGCTCGTTTATAGGTCAAAAACTGGTGGTGAATGAGTTTGTAGCCTTTATCAACTTGGCTCCCTACATTGATGGGGAACAGGTGGTAGCCGCCACAGGTCAAATGATGACACCGCACACCATGGCAATTCTTTCCTTTGCATTATGTGGTTTTGCCAACCTGTCATCCATTGCCATTTTGCTGGGCGGTTTAGGCAGTATTGCTCCTACTCGCCGCAAAGAGATTGCCCGTTTTGGCGTGAAGGCCGTATTAGCCGGTACACTCTCTAATCTAATGTCAGCCTCTATTGCTGGCTTCTTTATTGCGTTGAGTAGCGCCACAGCTTAA
- a CDS encoding DeoR/GlpR family DNA-binding transcription regulator codes for MNDRSAQRLARLQEALASGGTLHLRDAAELCGVSEMTIRRDVTTQPSTISLLGGRLVMASYPGVTPVYDLTEQQASHYQIKHRLCQRVASLIEEGDTLFIDCGSTLIPLLSQLSHFRELTVVTYALNVANAVAALPNVRLVLLGGLFYASSQSFGSDGMRTAIERLGINKALISAAGVDCERGVSCFHFHEVAPKQAAIATAMQRLLIVDASKFGLVRPAYFAALSDFDIVVTDDEHAPKLLDCLPRASLSVTVA; via the coding sequence ATGAATGACCGAAGCGCTCAGCGTTTGGCAAGGTTGCAAGAAGCGCTTGCCAGTGGGGGAACATTGCATCTACGCGATGCTGCTGAGCTGTGTGGTGTTTCTGAAATGACGATCCGTCGGGACGTTACTACGCAACCTTCGACGATTAGCTTATTGGGCGGTCGGTTAGTCATGGCAAGCTACCCTGGCGTAACGCCGGTGTACGATCTGACTGAACAGCAGGCGAGCCACTATCAAATTAAGCACCGCCTTTGTCAGCGAGTTGCTAGCTTGATTGAAGAGGGCGATACACTTTTTATCGACTGCGGTTCAACGCTAATTCCGTTGCTTAGCCAGCTTAGCCATTTCCGCGAGCTGACTGTGGTGACGTATGCCCTTAACGTGGCAAATGCAGTAGCCGCGTTGCCGAATGTGCGGTTAGTGCTGCTAGGGGGGCTGTTTTATGCTTCGTCGCAATCGTTTGGCAGTGATGGTATGCGTACTGCTATTGAGCGTTTAGGCATTAATAAAGCACTGATCTCTGCGGCGGGGGTAGATTGCGAAAGGGGGGTTAGCTGTTTCCATTTTCACGAAGTGGCGCCAAAACAGGCCGCCATTGCGACTGCTATGCAGCGCCTATTGATTGTCGATGCCAGTAAATTTGGTTTAGTGCGTCCTGCCTATTTTGCCGCGTTATCCGATTTCGACATTGTCGTAACCGACGATGAGCATGCACCTAAATTGCTTGATTGCCTTCCTCGGGCATCACTAAGCGTGACGGTTGCCTAA
- a CDS encoding CBS domain-containing protein: protein MQAIDIMTPNVVCVGPDANVRDIAQMLLEHRISAVPVVDDERRVLGIVSEGDLMRRVKDETGDNRSWWLSLFSAGKDAGAYIKSHGRKAHEIMTPNPLTVEENAPLHTIARLLEKHHIKRVPVVRDGKLVGIVSRANLLQGIANAVVAPTQSPADDRSIREAILKEIDSNTGVRTESFSVIVDGGAVEIWGLVESAEQKQAVTVAAENTQGVKSVENHLGMMPRGAGYF, encoded by the coding sequence GTGCAAGCTATCGACATTATGACACCCAACGTGGTGTGTGTAGGCCCTGACGCAAATGTGCGCGATATCGCACAGATGCTACTTGAACATCGCATTAGTGCCGTACCTGTGGTCGATGACGAGCGCAGGGTGTTAGGAATTGTAAGTGAAGGCGATTTGATGCGTCGCGTGAAGGATGAGACGGGTGATAACCGCTCTTGGTGGCTATCCCTTTTCAGTGCTGGCAAAGACGCAGGGGCATATATTAAATCTCATGGTCGCAAGGCGCATGAAATAATGACCCCTAATCCATTAACCGTCGAAGAGAATGCACCGCTGCATACCATTGCTCGCCTATTAGAAAAGCACCATATAAAACGTGTGCCAGTGGTAAGAGATGGAAAGTTAGTGGGTATCGTCAGTCGCGCAAACTTACTACAAGGAATTGCCAACGCGGTTGTTGCGCCGACCCAGTCGCCTGCGGACGATCGTTCTATTCGTGAAGCGATTCTCAAAGAGATCGACAGTAACACCGGCGTACGAACCGAAAGTTTCAGTGTGATTGTCGATGGTGGAGCCGTAGAAATTTGGGGGCTAGTCGAGTCTGCAGAACAGAAGCAAGCGGTGACTGTCGCGGCGGAAAATACACAGGGTGTAAAGAGTGTTGAAAATCACCTTGGTATGATGCCACGCGGTGCAGGCTACTTCTGA
- the deoD gene encoding purine-nucleoside phosphorylase, translating into MATPHINAEMGDFADTVLMPGDPLRAKYIADTYLENVRQVNDVRSMLGYTGTYQGREISVMGHGMGIPSVSIYAKELITDYGVKSIIRVGSCGAVRDDVNVRDVVIGMGACTDSKVNRMRFNDHDFSAIADFELTSHAVAAAKAQNVPVKVGNIFSADLFYNPQTEMAELLKRYGIVGVEMEAAGLYGVAAEFGARALTICTVSDHILKGDSLSSADRQTTFNDMMTIALDTVLRDDAAKA; encoded by the coding sequence ATGGCAACACCACATATCAATGCTGAGATGGGCGATTTCGCGGATACCGTTCTGATGCCCGGCGACCCGCTACGCGCCAAGTACATCGCCGACACTTACCTGGAAAATGTTCGTCAGGTCAACGATGTACGCAGCATGCTCGGTTATACCGGCACTTACCAGGGCCGTGAAATTTCGGTCATGGGCCACGGCATGGGCATACCGTCAGTGTCTATTTATGCCAAAGAACTGATTACCGACTACGGCGTTAAGTCGATTATTCGTGTGGGTTCCTGCGGCGCGGTGCGCGACGACGTCAACGTGCGTGACGTGGTCATTGGCATGGGTGCCTGCACCGATTCCAAAGTGAACCGTATGCGCTTTAACGACCACGATTTCTCGGCCATCGCTGACTTTGAGCTGACCAGCCACGCGGTAGCAGCTGCCAAGGCGCAGAATGTGCCGGTAAAAGTCGGCAATATCTTCTCAGCGGATCTGTTCTACAACCCGCAAACCGAAATGGCTGAACTGCTCAAGCGCTACGGCATCGTGGGTGTGGAAATGGAAGCGGCAGGCCTTTACGGCGTGGCGGCAGAGTTTGGCGCTCGCGCGCTAACCATCTGCACGGTATCTGACCATATTCTGAAAGGTGACTCGCTCTCCAGCGCCGACCGCCAGACCACCTTCAACGATATGATGACGATTGCGCTAGACACAGTACTGCGCGACGATGCCGCTAAGGCCTAA
- a CDS encoding J domain-containing protein: MSIARFSPFELLLLKSRSQVDTATLLLLAWVLVHRQQVTEGQRRRRLAQVTAQFRHGHELGPVMGIAHSQDLQAIQLAAEVVRKECSNERSLSILHQAITVATDDGDLSLNNHYILGFLADLLNVTPATFNTLFHELMGKPLPPAEDPSRDAYWQVHDPDYHARKARDAHAAEQKAKEAQEKAEQGQRAKTEQQQQKRQNKQHQQNEARREKAQKEQAKQEKNKQKERRKQQEHSQQQERQRWQQEQTQQEETRRQQRQQHRQQQGERPSPPPDRTTRALAVLGLTPGANRADIRRAYRRMAQLHHPDRFYSASEHQVAMASTRFQRIKSAYDYLMQNT; the protein is encoded by the coding sequence ATGTCCATTGCCCGTTTTTCACCCTTTGAGCTGTTGCTGCTAAAAAGCCGCAGCCAAGTGGATACGGCAACACTACTATTGCTAGCTTGGGTGCTTGTGCATCGCCAACAGGTGACCGAAGGCCAGCGGCGACGCCGTCTAGCCCAGGTCACCGCGCAATTTCGCCACGGGCACGAACTTGGGCCAGTGATGGGTATTGCCCATAGCCAAGACCTTCAAGCTATTCAGCTTGCGGCTGAGGTGGTGCGCAAAGAGTGTTCCAACGAGCGTAGTCTAAGCATACTTCACCAAGCGATTACTGTTGCTACCGACGATGGCGACTTATCCTTAAATAATCATTATATTCTAGGTTTCCTTGCGGACTTGCTAAACGTCACGCCTGCCACGTTCAACACTCTTTTTCATGAGCTAATGGGTAAGCCACTACCACCGGCAGAGGATCCAAGTCGAGACGCTTATTGGCAAGTGCATGATCCAGACTATCACGCGCGCAAAGCACGCGATGCACATGCTGCGGAGCAGAAGGCAAAAGAGGCTCAGGAAAAAGCAGAACAGGGCCAACGTGCTAAAACGGAACAACAGCAACAAAAGCGGCAAAATAAACAGCACCAACAAAACGAAGCCCGCCGAGAAAAGGCCCAAAAGGAGCAGGCCAAGCAAGAAAAAAACAAGCAAAAAGAGCGCCGCAAGCAACAAGAACACAGCCAACAGCAAGAGCGTCAGCGCTGGCAACAAGAGCAGACTCAGCAGGAAGAAACACGTCGCCAACAGCGACAACAACATCGACAACAACAGGGAGAACGCCCCTCACCGCCCCCTGATAGAACCACTAGGGCGCTGGCGGTATTAGGGCTGACGCCTGGCGCGAACCGTGCCGATATACGCCGCGCCTATCGACGCATGGCACAGTTGCACCATCCTGACCGGTTCTATTCGGCGAGTGAACACCAAGTCGCAATGGCCTCAACGCGCTTTCAGCGGATCAAAAGTGCCTATGACTATTTAATGCAAAACACCTAA
- the cyoE gene encoding heme o synthase has translation MDHAASASQHDDRLVVAPSRWRDLLALTKPGIIGGNLIATLGGYFLAAHGTFDWITFAAVMVGIALVIASGCACNNVIDRDIDALMARTRHRPLAKGRVSITQALGVSALLGVAGVVCLALGTNGLTVALAVIGWGVYVGLYSLYMKRHSEYGTLVGSLSGAMPPVVGYCAVTGQFDSGAFMLLVIFCLWQMPHSYAIAIFRYADYRRASIPVLPVVHGIKRAKHHILGYIIAFIPASLALVLASQAGAGYLFVALAMGGYWLYLALCGFRLGDDVRWAKKVFGVSILTITAMSLVMVLEAMVPMWA, from the coding sequence ATGGATCATGCAGCATCCGCATCTCAACATGATGATCGATTAGTTGTGGCGCCCAGCCGTTGGCGCGACCTGCTGGCGCTAACCAAGCCAGGGATCATTGGTGGCAATTTGATCGCAACGCTCGGCGGCTATTTTTTAGCCGCTCATGGAACATTCGATTGGATAACGTTTGCTGCTGTTATGGTGGGCATTGCCCTGGTCATCGCGTCTGGCTGTGCCTGCAATAATGTTATAGACCGCGATATTGATGCGCTAATGGCGCGCACTCGCCATCGCCCTCTGGCTAAAGGACGTGTCTCTATTACCCAAGCGCTAGGTGTGTCGGCGCTGCTTGGGGTAGCGGGTGTGGTGTGTTTGGCTTTGGGTACCAATGGCTTGACGGTGGCATTAGCGGTGATCGGCTGGGGGGTTTACGTAGGGCTGTATAGCCTCTATATGAAACGGCACTCTGAATACGGCACGCTGGTGGGTAGTCTTTCTGGGGCAATGCCGCCGGTCGTGGGTTACTGTGCGGTGACAGGGCAGTTTGATAGCGGTGCTTTCATGCTACTGGTCATCTTTTGTCTGTGGCAGATGCCGCACTCTTATGCGATTGCGATTTTTCGTTATGCGGACTACCGGCGTGCCTCGATCCCTGTTCTACCGGTAGTGCATGGTATTAAACGAGCCAAGCATCATATTCTTGGCTATATCATTGCGTTTATTCCTGCCTCACTGGCACTGGTACTGGCAAGCCAAGCGGGCGCCGGCTACCTGTTCGTGGCCTTGGCAATGGGGGGCTACTGGCTTTACTTAGCATTATGTGGCTTTCGACTGGGTGATGACGTGCGCTGGGCTAAAAAGGTGTTTGGCGTGTCCATCCTGACTATTACCGCCATGAGCCTAGTCATGGTGTTGGAAGCCATGGTGCCGATGTGGGCGTGA